One window from the genome of Candidatus Margulisiibacteriota bacterium encodes:
- a CDS encoding ATP-grasp fold amidoligase family protein: MWESFLDFEVDSLHVDFYEIEGRPYFGELTLFPGCGYEEFIPESWDYTLGNWINLYH; encoded by the coding sequence ATGTGGGAAAGTTTTTTAGATTTCGAGGTAGATAGTCTTCATGTAGATTTTTATGAAATCGAGGGGCGCCCCTATTTTGGAGAGCTTACTTTATTTCCTGGCTGCGGTTATGAAGAATTTATTCCTGAAAGCTGGGATTACACTTTGGGAAATTGGATAAATTTGTATCACTAA